The following proteins are encoded in a genomic region of Pseudomonas saponiphila:
- the gspJ gene encoding type II secretion system minor pseudopilin GspJ, with protein MNQRGFTLLEVVVAIAIFSLLGLATYQLLDRVMRSDQRIQTQELQLRHLQRALSLLERDLVQVQRHALKDDHSHSQALISQPQGLRLLRGGWRNPLDYPRSELVQVSHRFGDGQWLRESQGLEQGSLSQAQSLLSEVELIHLRFIDAAGQPHDSWPISGEALSLPAAVDIKLSAPGFPNIRRVILLPGGAEADEDAPGE; from the coding sequence ATGAACCAGCGCGGCTTCACCTTGCTGGAGGTGGTGGTAGCGATCGCCATCTTCAGCCTCCTGGGGCTGGCGACCTATCAGTTGCTGGACCGGGTGATGCGCAGCGACCAGCGCATCCAGACCCAGGAGCTGCAATTGCGCCACCTGCAACGGGCCCTGAGTCTGCTGGAGCGGGACCTGGTGCAGGTGCAGCGCCACGCCCTCAAGGACGACCATAGCCATAGCCAGGCGCTGATCAGCCAGCCCCAGGGGCTGCGCCTGCTGCGCGGCGGCTGGCGCAACCCCCTGGACTATCCGCGCAGCGAGCTGGTGCAGGTCAGCCACCGCTTCGGCGACGGCCAGTGGCTGCGCGAAAGCCAGGGCCTGGAACAAGGCAGCCTGAGCCAGGCGCAATCCTTGCTCAGTGAGGTCGAGCTGATCCACCTGCGCTTCATCGACGCTGCGGGCCAGCCCCACGACAGCTGGCCCATCAGCGGCGAAGCCCTGAGTCTGCCGGCCGCCGTGGACATCAAGCTCAGCGCACCGGGCTTCCCGAATATCCGTCGGGTCATCCTGTTGCCGGGCGGCGCCGAAGCGGACGAGGACGCACCCGGTGAATAA
- the gspI gene encoding type II secretion system minor pseudopilin GspI, giving the protein MKPRTERGFTLLEVMVALAIFATVSIALFSAIQHVAINSGNLAERTQATWIADNYLNELRSGMQPPSVGRQQRQVEFGGRSWWLFSEIEAAPDSRLLKVNLRVSAEQDPQRARQYSRAQLLGYIEANP; this is encoded by the coding sequence TTGAAACCGCGAACTGAACGGGGCTTCACCCTGCTGGAAGTCATGGTGGCGCTGGCGATTTTCGCCACGGTGTCGATTGCGCTGTTCAGTGCGATCCAGCATGTGGCGATCAACAGCGGCAACCTGGCCGAACGCACCCAGGCCACCTGGATTGCCGACAACTACCTGAATGAACTGCGCAGCGGCATGCAGCCGCCCAGCGTTGGCCGCCAGCAACGCCAGGTCGAGTTTGGCGGGCGCAGTTGGTGGCTGTTCAGCGAGATCGAAGCGGCGCCGGACTCGCGGCTGCTCAAGGTCAACCTGCGGGTTTCGGCCGAGCAGGACCCGCAACGGGCCCGGCAATACAGCCGCGCGCAGTTGCTGGGTTACATCGAGGCCAACCCATGA
- the gspH gene encoding type II secretion system minor pseudopilin GspH gives MQRSHNKGFTLIEVLVVVLIIALSAGMIGLINPDSASRQARREGDRLLALLQLLRQQAVLSNSDYGLRIEPDAYSVLRLDEQGQWLADRDWRSQTLPANLRLRLEVAEAGPSLGQAGSRSAMPQLLVLSSDETSAFSLWIEHRNTPLLVLSSDGLQEPRLETAN, from the coding sequence GTGCAACGCTCCCACAACAAGGGCTTCACCCTGATCGAAGTGCTGGTGGTGGTGCTGATCATCGCCCTGTCCGCGGGCATGATCGGCCTGATCAACCCCGACTCCGCCAGCCGGCAGGCGCGTCGTGAAGGCGATCGCCTGCTGGCGCTGCTGCAACTGCTGCGCCAGCAGGCAGTGTTGAGCAACAGCGACTACGGCCTGCGCATCGAACCCGACGCCTACTCCGTGCTGCGCCTGGATGAACAGGGGCAATGGCTGGCCGACCGTGACTGGCGCAGCCAGACCCTGCCCGCCAACCTGCGCCTGCGCCTCGAAGTGGCCGAAGCCGGCCCGAGCCTTGGCCAGGCCGGCAGCCGTAGCGCCATGCCCCAACTGCTGGTGTTGTCCAGTGACGAAACCAGCGCCTTCAGCCTGTGGATCGAGCACCGCAACACCCCGCTGCTGGTCCTGTCCAGCGACGGCCTACAGGAGCCCCGACTTGAAACCGCGAACTGA
- the gspG gene encoding type II secretion system major pseudopilin GspG, producing MQTQNKQRGFTLIEIMVVVVILGVLAALVVPQIMSRPDQAKAAAAQSDIKAIAMALDIYKLDNHQYPSSQQGLEALVSKPSGNPPARNWNPDGYLKRLPIDPWGNAYQYRLPGTRGSGYDLFSFGADGKLGGDGLNAEIGNWDR from the coding sequence GTGCAGACTCAGAACAAGCAACGCGGTTTTACCCTGATTGAAATCATGGTGGTGGTGGTCATTCTCGGGGTCCTCGCGGCCCTGGTGGTGCCGCAGATCATGAGCCGCCCCGATCAGGCCAAGGCCGCCGCCGCCCAGAGCGACATCAAGGCCATCGCCATGGCCCTGGACATCTACAAGCTCGACAACCACCAGTACCCCAGCAGCCAGCAAGGGCTCGAAGCCCTGGTCAGCAAGCCCAGCGGCAACCCGCCGGCGCGCAACTGGAACCCCGACGGTTACCTCAAGCGCCTGCCCATCGATCCCTGGGGCAACGCCTATCAGTACCGCCTGCCGGGCACCCGCGGCAGCGGTTATGACCTGTTCTCCTTCGGCGCCGACGGCAAGCTCGGCGGCGACGGCCTGAACGCCGAGATCGGCAACTGGGACCGCTGA